A window from Bufo bufo chromosome 1, aBufBuf1.1, whole genome shotgun sequence encodes these proteins:
- the LOC120986997 gene encoding zinc finger MYM-type protein 1-like — protein sequence MDVRSDTIEGHSQHCELLTISEDLQEEGMAAFEIQNCSTESVLPEESVSSCTQSAASIEDTSSIAYPFEILSDLETSCSSSFASSSTGPVTMDLCKVDWKDPALWPENLQDKERNQIVLSGLMTEEDLKKMAYRMTLDSDGRSFSEYLLYAKSSNGREKILRDWLRWSDSKHVLYCITCRAFSTNYYHRKDGSILCRSEGFDPSKNTWHRLYTRLPEHERSAQHRKYYLSWRALQRSIGGQGVDFEMERKLTREAEKFAALLERLLNVTLFLASRNLAFRGCSQRIGDIQNGNFLGTLELVAKYDSVLREHLEKVKQSQEKGKRLPAHYLSSATQNKLIDVCGRHVLNVMLSERQQSIYFSVICDATPDVSHMEQNVIILRYVHRDLVKRKWGIQERFLEFFDFFEKTGEEIAEMLLTRLCEHGIDVKDCRGQGYDNGANMSGKIKGVRSRIQQKYPAALFSPCAAHSLNLVGVHAASSSPEMKTFFGSVNRLYVLFSSSPERWSALLDEVGGSLHGLSDTRWSSRIEAVKPIAQKLPSVLKALERVLKSKKLTSAAHSEAEGLLDYFSSFRAIVLATFWVKVLQSFEERNKILQSRSVSIDIGAANIRALSEEMKILRDKWPALLSESKVVADSMEIPKELLNAHQLRKKKADKNVKDLDVEIYFKVNMFFPAMDVIISDLDQRFKSMEEVCKLFAPILNLRTLSEEELKTSTEMLISTYRDDFTESLLTELQLLRKIYAETFTNQLGPLELLNSIYELQLEGIFGEICIALRIFATLPLSVAEGERAFSKLALIKNYLRSTMSEQRLNSLALLSIEHELARQLNFKDLINEFAEAKVRRMSTTNL from the coding sequence ATGGATGTTAGGTCAGACACAATTGAGGGCCATTCTCAACATTGTGAGCTGCTCACTATATCTGAAGATTTGCAAGAAGAGGGTATGGCTGCCTTTGAAATTCAAAACTGCTCCACTGAGAGTGTTTTACCTGAGGAAAGTGTGTCCTCATGCACCCAGTCTGCTGCAAGTATAGAAGATACCTCCTCCATTGCATATCCCTTTGAAATTTTGAGCGATTTAGAAACTTCATGCAGCTCCTCTTTTGCCTCAAGTTCTACAGGTCCTGTTACTATGGATTTGTGCAAAGTCGATTGGAAAGATCCAGCACTGTGGCCAGAAAATCTTCAAGACAAAGAAAGAAATCAAATTGTGCTTTCTGGATTGATGACTgaagaggatctgaaaaaaatggCATATCGTATGACTTTGGACAGCGATGGACGTTCATTTTCGGAGTATCTTTTGTATGCAAAATCCTCAAATGGACGTGAGAAGATTTTAAGAGACTGGCTTCGATGGAGTGATTCCAAACATGTTTTATACTGCATCACTTGCAGAGCTTTTTCTACAAATTATTACCATAGAAAGGATGGGAGTATACTATGTAGGAGCGAAGGCTTTGACCCTTCCAAAAACACATGGCATCGACTTTATACACGATTGCCAGAGCATGAACGTTCTGCTCAACACCGAAAGTACTACCTAAGTTGGCGAGCTTTACAGAGGTCCATAGGCGGACAAGGTGTGGACTTTGAGATGGAAAGAAAATTGACAAGAGAAGCAGAAAAGTTTGCAGCTCTGTTGGAAAGGCTTCTTAATGTTACCTTATTTTTGGCCTCACGGAATCTGGCTTTTAGAGGATGTTCTCAAAGAATTGGAGACATTCAAAATGGTAATTTCCTTGGAACTCTTGAACTTGTTGCCAAATATGATAGTGTACTTAGGGAGCACTTGGAAAAGGTGAAACAAAGCCAGGAAAAAGGAAAGCGTCTACCTGCACATTATCTGTCATCAGCCACACAAAACAAATTAATCGATGTATGTGGAAGACATGTTTTGAATGTCATGCTTTCTGAAAGGCAACAATCTATTTATTTTTCAGTGATCTGTGATGCAACACCAGATGTATCGCATATGGAACAGAATGTTATTATTCTGCGATATGTGCACAGAGAtcttgtgaaaagaaaatggGGCATTCAAGAAAGGTTCCTGGAATTCTTTGATTTCTTTGAGAAGACTGGTGAAGAAATTGCTGAAATGCTGCTAACAAGATTGTGTGAGCATGGCATTGATGTCAAAGACTGTAGAGGTCAAGGATATGATAATGGAGCCAACATGTCAGGAAAAATTAAAGGTGTAAGATCCAGGATCCAACAAAAGTATCCAGCAGCGTTGTTTAGTCCATGTGCAGCACACTCATTAAATCTGGTTGGTGTACATGCAGCTTCAAGTTCCCCTGAAATGAAGACCTTCTTTGGGAGTGTAAATAGGCTATATGTTCTATTTAGCAGCAGTCCTGAGAGATGGAGCGCTTTGTTAGATGAAGTTGGTGGTTCTTTACATGGccttagtgacaccagatggAGTTCCAGGATTGAAGCAGTAAAGCCAATCGCACAAAAGCTTCCAAGTGTTCTGAAAGCTTTGGAAAGAGTGCTGAAAAGTAAAAAACTGACAAGTGCTGCACACTCTGAAGCGGAAGGGCTGCTAGATTATTTCTCCTCTTTCCGTGCAATTGTTCTGGCTACATTCTGGGTCAAGGTCCTGCAAAGTTTTGAGGAACGGAATAAAATCCTTCAGTCCAGGTCTGTATCTATTGACATAGGTGCAGCCAACATCAGGGCTTTGTCTGAAGAAATGAAGATTCTACGGGATAAGTGGCCAGCTCTACTCTCGGAGTCCAAAGTTGTTGCTGATTCTATGGAGATTCCCAAGGAGCTACTGAATGCTCACCAGCTTCGTAAAAAGAAGGCtgataaaaatgtaaaagatCTGGATGTGGAAATTTATTTCAAAGTCAATATGTTCTTCCCAGCAATGGATGTCATAATTTCAGACCTGGATCAAAGATTTAAATCAATGGAAGAAGTCTGCAAGCTCTTTGCTCCCATCTTGAATCTGAGGACTCTTTCAGAAGAAGAACTGAAAACttcaacagaaatgctgatttccacATACCGTGATGACTTTACTGAATCCCTActtacagaactacaactcctgcGGAAAATCTATGCAGAAACATTTACCAATCAGCTGGGTCCCTTGGAATTATTAAATTCAATTTATGAGCTGCAGCTTGAAGGGATTTTTGGAGAGATTTGTATTGCCCTTAGAATTTTTGCTACCCTTCCACTCTCAGTTGCAGAAGGAGAGAGAGCGTTCAGCAAGTTAGCCTTGATAAAAAACTATCTCCGATCGACAATGAGTGAGCAGCGTCTGAACAGTCTGGCTCTTCTGTCCATTGAGCATGAACTTGCAAGACAGCTAAACTTTAAAGACCTTATAAATGAGTTTGCTGAAGCAAAGGTACGAAGAATGTCCACTACAAATTTGTAa